Below is a genomic region from Hevea brasiliensis isolate MT/VB/25A 57/8 chromosome 3, ASM3005281v1, whole genome shotgun sequence.
aaatatatatatatctatgtagttaaacaccaggcatattttatattgcattcttaattgatgaagtgccatagatgttgttttatggtaatttggagcagcgtgcATGTGTTAGTGTGCGTGTGGTGTGTAATATGggttatggacaggacgggtagatgtGGCTGGAGCttcactcgctgggacccgatcatttatggataagtcggggtaggcacagctcgagatgatctcgctggcccccgcatttggtttattaagcgaaagtccggcttgagagacaatcgctggcagaggttagattaagagagctgtataggggatcaactcctgtATATATACTTTTTAAATATGATtgggtgtatgagtgctccaaattatctttttgctgttatgatgtaatAGTATGAAAATTACAATGGTATTgtattccactctttaggatgcgttagttttagatagctatagaaattatacttaaaattagtattttactctctgagtcgaacgcttacttttgttcaccatattttttcagactacaggaggagaccttttttttcagaataacctggtTTTTTTCTCGTaggttatcaataattacttaattgtatttattattctctaaatttgtaatttagaactccgcatgtactagtaatAGCATTAATCTTGTTAAGTActgtatgaatttaagtttttgtattaatgaatgaaatttttttatgatttttaaatagtttgtaaatgatgtaatagGGTTgaactgggctcccctaatttgagtttctgataattattgggttaagttggcccgaaataaaattataatagtttaatttaaattattttatatgtatgttgagcctaaattgtgggcctaatCATGAGTTTGGGAACAGTAAggtttactacgggccttggaggCTTTATGTCGGTTCAGattctagtgtcggtccggcttataggttgggtcgtgacagtaaGACCTTAAGATAAACACAATACTCAATTCAAAGTCTAAGATAAAATAAAGCAACGACAACTCTATGAGGAGGAAACCTGCATTTGATAAATCTGAAAATTTATACATAATGAAAATAGATCGGATATTTATAAAAATCTAAATCTTAATCTCATCTAAtaggaaaataatttaaaaaacttAAACTAATTAGGAATAATATTTTAAAGTcctaaaaaaattagaaataacaaatcaaaattaaataaaaattaaaaaatctaaaTTATAGTAGAAATCTTAAACTAAGTGAGACTTCAAATGCCTCTTTTTAACTTATCACTGTGTAACTCTTTATCTCTTGATGCTTCTATTTTAAAATCCACtcaccattattattattatttttttagaaagCTCTTTcatcttatttaatttaaaattcaatccacaattaatatttaaattccattttcattttatagcaaaacaagaattaaaaatacaatttgtGTTGAGGAATGCTTAAAGGATATTGATTACGCTGTGGCACATTCCAATGCCTTTATAATTAGTTTGCACTGCTCACCATTCTCAATGAACTATCGAAATTATATACACGGTTAAGGTtggagaaattttaaaaatacaattaTGATATGTACAACTGTTTATGGTTATTAATAACGGTGgattccatcataaccaattattttattgattatttttatttattattttttagaaattgatttgtacaaaatatttatcattttgagaaaattaagtagtattaattaatttcttttaattttattctcatatctattaaatataataattatttttataatttactaAGATTTATTTTATCacctctctctttttcttaatTGAATGAgaaaaatgataattttaatcaaattaagagtattttattataatttaagtgatttaattgatttttaaatCACCATGAAAAAACTTAGATAATTGATAAAAATAGATGGATAGGGTATTAAGAtctattcattatatatataacaGTTGCATGGAATAATTTTTTTGGAATGTGGTGAATGGAATAGGGgcctgcaattttaatttcatgcTGGTTTTTTTGTAGTAGGTCATTGATCAGAATAAGCTAATATTCCAAGTGAATATGTGATATTAATGATAATACacgattatattatttatttttatttattgttttttAGCCAGTAGTGAAGTTAGGATTTTAAATAAAGgggtaaattttttatttttcataaaagtaAAAAGATTTATAGCgtaaaaaaaatttcaatgaaGTAACTAATTAATATCAAACATCTATAATATTTTTTAcattgactaaaattataaaagtAGAATCACAGTTGTACTTTGTGAGTCTTATACCTTTATAAAATTGCATAACAATTTCATTGTCAACTTTATAAAAATTATCTTCTTCAATATTTGTGATTAAACAGTTTATAATATATTATCTCTAATTCTATTACGTAATGGATCCTTCATAATTTTTATTGTGGAAAAAGCCCTTTCAACAGAAGCAATTGCAACAGGCAAGACTTGAGTTAAAATTATAAGTTTATAAGTTAATAAATACGAAATATGCTTCTTTATTTTGCCATTTTATCAACAAGATCACCAATTTTGATCATATTTGAAAAATTCACAACTAGACTTCACATCAATAAAATATGTCTTTAATATTatcaagagtaataaattagaagGGGATAGAAGGGGACAAAtcctttaaaatatatatttttttaagtctTAAATTAATCTATAGGacttgtaaataatgaaaaatgaaaaaaaaaaaaaataataaaacacgAAAAAGACGTGACTTCGCCATTGTATGGAACCCACTATATATACTCATTGTTTATTTATTATGGACTtgtcattttatataaattattccacatgaaaTCACCAATGTAGGATCCTTGATATTGACCTCCATCCCCATAAAATAATGCAAGGTATCCATGTCTCAAACATGAATTTACGTTGCAATTTAGCAATAAATTGATCAATAATGATCAGCAACAATGGTATCTTCAATACTTCAACAGAAAAATTGCATCAATGCCAGAAAAAACAAATAATGAAGTATCCGCCCTATGTAGAAAGCACAAAATCAATGGAAACCAAAAATGAGAGAACGAAACTTTTCTAGCCAAAAAGAAACCTTTACGATCGACAAACAAAACCCTGAGGCTGTTCTGTACCCTAACAACCCATATAGATCCTTCATCTGCAGAATTACTAAAAGCTAATTGTCCCATGTCTGGAGACCTTAATGGTTAATTTTTCTACTGATTGAACTACCCAACAACTTTTGATACTGCCTTTTTCAACGCTAAAAATCACTAAAAAAGGACTTTTAATTATGGTATATTATCTTCTTtcgtttaaaaaaaaataaaagaacatgCAGCAATACCAGTTATGCATAAAACTTTACAATTAAAACTTTTTAAAAGTGCTCTCACAAACTTTGTATGTTGTTGTGCCACTAGAAATAAGCAGCTCTGCAAGACAGGTTTACGTTTTGGACATATATAATTAACTTCAGAAAAATTTGCTTATAATTTGGTCGGGTAGTGTATGGATACTTCCTCTCgtaaaaaacaaaataaataaataaataaataaataaagaaataaagattttatggcAAGGTTTTGACGATTTGTAATGAACAAGAATGAAGTTACTTGAGAAGTAATCAACTAATACCCGACAACAAACTTTCCATGTACTTAAACAATTTAACAATAAATGATACGCGGTTCCAGCTCATAGGAACTAATTAAGAGGGCAGAAAGCTTGAATCACATCTTAattgcagtttttttttttaaaaagaaatctTAATTGCAGTGTTGATGTATACTATTATATAGCCTTTTTATTATAGGGCATTTAATATTAGTTGGTCTGttatataaaaatgaatttaataaccattaaatcataaatttatatgtagatttatgtaaaattaattaaaataaatataatgaatatataaatttaaatataaatatttaatttaataattattaaatttatttttatatgagttTGAATTTTCACGATGAtactcttttattatttttattaataatatttttactcCGTCATGCTTAAAAATCAACAATACATAAATGTCCATGATCACAAATTACTTGTTGGACAAGAAAATGGTATTGACCAACCTACTCCATCGGAATAATTCAGCCAATTAACCGATGGAGCTGAATTAGCATATATTACAATTTCTCTTCtcctttaatttataattttggtGGACCTTTTGTTttccctaaaaaaaaaaaggtcaactTTTGTGTGATGTATTATATTATCTAATTATAATGCAGCGATCTTTCCAAATACATTACTTAAGGACACTATCAATTTGTATTAGGAATCTGTTGACCATATCAATGTGGATGAGATACTGCTTCTAACAATAGCTCACCTGCCCAGCGAAAAATTTTCTATCTCCAATCTCTCAAATTGAAAATAATCGAGAGTAATTTATTATGGAGAAATGAGAGTTGTAATGATTAATAAACATATCAAGGCAGACATTAGACAGTCTGTATATGACCGGATCAAACAATTCCTTAACACTACGATTAATATTTCCCATAGACGACAGAGTCCCAAGGTTTCTTGCAACTCTTAGCTTCTCAGAAGCTAAGCCATCTAGTAGTTGGCCAAGTCCAAGGAAAAGAAACCCAACTCTTGTCTTTCCATATCTATAAATACAAACCAACAATGAAGCCAGAAAAAGCACCCAAATCTCAGTACACCTAGCTATCGCATTAGTTTTTTAGAGTTCACAATTCATCAATTACGAAGCAATAAGCATGGCCTCGAGTGGCAGCGTCTTCTATCTTTCTGCCTTGATTATATTGGCAGCTGCTGCTGCAACAGTAGCttcatcttcactttctccttattaCTATGACAGAGTGTGTCCCGAAGCTTTACCAACTATTAAACGACTCGTTGAGGCTGCAGTATACAGAGAACAACGGATGGGTGCTTCTTTGCTACGACTGCATTTCCACGACTGTTTTGTTAATGTACTGCTTTTCCCGATTTCTCACTTAAATTTGATCATTTCATGacaattaatcaagttaatttatTAATGATTTGGCTTTTATTGGTAATACTTGCAGGGCTGTGATGCATCAATTCTTCTGGATCCTTCACCCACTATTGACAGTGAAAAGAATGCTCGCCCTAATTTAAACTCTGCCAGAGGATTTGAAGTTATCGACCAGATAAAGCAGGCAGTGGACGAAGTGTGTGGTCGCCCAGTGGTCTCCTGCGCAGACATTTTGGCTGTTGTAGCTCGCGATTCTGTAGTTGCGGTAATTGCTTTTATCTCTATTGCATCttgcagaaaattaaacatgTACAGAACTTAAATTATGGCTATTAGTGATGGctaatatatatgaaaaatatgcaGTTAGGAGGACCAACGTGGAAAGTGAAACTTGGGAGGAGAGACGCAACTACGGCTAGCAGGGCAAAAGCAGACAGTGACATCCCATCTCCATTTATGGACCTTCCTGCACTTATTAACAACTTCAAAAACCAAGGTCTCAACGAGAAAGACCTTGTTGCTCTCTCTGGTGGCCACAGTATTGGGTTTGCACAATGTTTTGTCTTCAGGAACCGAATCTACAGTGAAACTAATATTGACCCTAAATTTGCTCAACAGCGAAGATCAACTTGTCCACGCATTGGTGGCAACTCGACCCTATCTCCTCTTGATCCAACGCCTGCACGATTTGACACTGCATACTTCACCAATTTGATCAAGAAAAAGGGTCTTCTTCATTCGGATCAACAACTTTTTAATGGTGGCTCCACTGATGGTATAGTAAAAACTTACAGCTCAAATGCCAAAGCTTTCTCTGCCGATTTTGCTAGGTCTATGGTTAAGATGGGAAACATAAAACCACTGACAGGAAACAAAGGACAAATTCGTTTGAACTGCAGGAAGGTGAACTAAGTGATTGCTGTCTATTTGCggaagataattttttttttttgaagtgttgaatttattttacaactttgatGCTAAATAATACATGCACGCTAGAGAAAATTATATAGCCTTAATTCTCTGGTATATGCATGGCACTGAGTGTCTGTTAATTGAATTAATTGTTTTTTGTaagtgttaattaattaatttttaattttaggatACAGCAAGTAGTATTTTCTTGTTGGATTTTATTCATCCCATGTTTCTTGTAATGACAGGCCgtgagtattaaataaatttaagtcatggaataatttaaatcaagaataaagattattttaaattaaatttcatattttcaaagAATGTGCCGGTTTGCCATGTTGGTTTGGTGGTAATCAATTAAATAACCTATGAGCACTCACTAAATATTTTTAGAGTTGGAAACTTTTTGTCTAAATCCTATTATTTATACTACTATAATTTTGcatcaaaaaatttaaaataagtcatttatataaaatataatagtgATTATCTTAATTTAAAAGAGCTAATCTTATTAACAGAATATTTGATTTGGCCATTCGGTGGGAAACATGCTTCACTCAGTGGTAATTTACTATTATTTGACTCCAAGTTTTCTATGAACCCAATCTAGAAACAATCAAATTCTGATATTATTATGAAGAGAAAATTTATATTTGTTATCATTGTATTCCTATCTAAATAACAAAGCAAACAACAAATACTCACAAAAAAGAGGAAATATACCAAATTCTCACAAAAGATAAGAcattaaatcttaccaaattaggtgacaaaaatcatatttattaataaaaataaattgaagataaatataaatttattctaAAAGGATATAAATCTTGAGATTATAGAAAAAACACATAAAAAaacaaaagagaaagagaaaaataaaaaggtAACTACCAGTGAAAATAGTTAGCGATGACTAGCTCAAAAAACtcatatcataattttaaattatcagtaatttataaattatataaataaatacatTAGAATGTAGTTAATTAAGAACAATCTtttgatgtgtcccaaccgcaagtgcacgggtcgttcaagtagtatagaaaaagatatcgttcccacgaggagttgtgttaatgattgaatttttgatgtaaaataaaatatgttaaaattgtattttaatcaaattaataaaagaaatttaggaatttgaagcataaggtatgaaaatgcaaaactaaattcaaataatgactaatttaataattcgcaaaataaagaaattgataataatgaaaattaataaaatgagattaaactaaacactcaaaagtaaaattctaagcaataattgatgaaagacgattctggagttaagggttcatatttaagtcattttgggattttccctagctagcccaatccatgaaatttatgggtttaaaggagattaattctaaaatcaattcaaaactctttcgagtgagacaaagagtgccttaattaacttaatcctactttcgtagagttaaaattaaccaagacccattaggttctttaattaatctattaaaaccctcttaacccttagtctatttctagatctaagttaattaagtccaatttcttgattaactatcacttggttttctcctttcggtgcttcaaccaaggattaagaacataacttaatggggctcttcattaagcatgtgaataaacacacaagaaatggattaaacctcataaattcattaaattgggactaacccagttcaaatccataaaaataactaaaatattacatcccttactgatgcatacattttgcataatcatttaggtttaatttcatagccattttatttgattattagtcatttttagctaatttcattagttatttagttagtttttcataattgtcaattttggattaatttgtaatttttactttattttgtaggaaaaatggtgtttttgaaggactgaagagaaattttgccattgaggagtgacttctacagccaaagatgccaaaaacaagtttcaaagttgaaatatgcattagccaaattgtgcataacttgccgcataagccatgcagatctgcataaggaggaaaatcactgttccaatacctgccgaattgtgcataaggagagtgcatggcttatgcagattcactcccccttatgcaatctcacggaattgtgcataacccatgcacctggtcatgcagttttgcataagtGAGCTGAACAGtgaaatcgcataagggactgcataacttatgcaatccacttatgcagtctcacaaaggtttcattaatgagctggcagaagattccctcagaaaatccctcctaaaacacaccattttagggctccatgtcagaaaatgctataaatagcctcATTTCCCATTTTGGAGGGGGAAGCAAAAAAGCaaggaagaaaaagaggaaggaaagggcagcagctgaagggtcacattcaccttccacaccatttccaatcaaatttggagatttctttcttttcttacatttttcctacatttctagtgtttagtttttTGTTTCTTAGctaagattaaagctttatttccatttaaacttagaatatcttgtaagcattatgggtagtgagtagtttatttagattctggagtaagggttgtaatatttgagatattttgtggattttgattgggtaatccatattttgtggtcttaatgagttttattcatttcttgtgtgcttaatgacatgcttagtgtaggatcccattaagtgatgttcttaatccatggttgaggcaccgaaaggagaaggccttgtgatagataatcaagaaattggacttaattaacttagatctagaaatagactaaggattaagaggattcacagattaattaaagaacctaatgggtcttaattaactctaactccacgaaagtaggattagattgattaaggcactctttgtctcactcgaaagggtattcaaaggatttaagaattaatctccttaaaacccgtaagttccacaagattggataaccaatttaaaaatcccaaaatagctcgaatatgaaatcccgaactccggaatcgcctttttatcattgtcaatttctaattgaattttattacttgccattttaaatattgccatatttgaacttgcttatttcaatttgatgcaattttagtttaattaatacatttttgGATAGATTtttgattttgcacatatagatttcatactcaaatacccatcaatttgttactttaatttcaaagatagttcaatttagtcaactttttatatcaaaaattcaatcattaacacaactcctcgtgggaacgatatcttttttctatactacttgtacgacccatgcacttgcggttgggccacatcaagtttttggcgccgttgccggggagttgtttgtttaagattgaattcttaattattttagtcgtttttagttttatctttgttatattttcattttgtgtttgtttgtttgttctttttcaggtacttttaatcttttatgagaagtgctagaagcacaagtgacacatccttactatttaatcctgaaattgagaaattttgtaaagccaacaagaaagaaaccagaaaaaggaaagaagctttgagagaaactgaaattgaagcagacatggctgatgaaagaattagaattggtggtggtaatgctggaaatgatcgaaacaacgaaaatgcagcccaaggtgaagaggttgtaaatgctaatgtaccCAGGGGaggtatgatggatcatgcttttcctcattttgatgacttgagagagagcatagcaagaccaagaattgatgcaaatagttataagatggattttggagttcttcaaatgattcaaaattctcaattcggaggacatccttctgaaaatccacacacacatctgaagaagtttgctatgatttgtgatatgcaaaaacaacctggagtgtctgatgatgcagcaagattgaagctattcccattctctttgaaagatagagcattggattggcttgattctttacctcacaactccattacaaattgggaggaactcactgatgcatttcttgcacaatattttccacctggaaaaactcaagaattgaggaatcaaatgacagctttcagaccaagagaagatgaaactctttatgaatcatggatgagatggaaagaattggagagacaatgcccacatcatgccattccaaaatggatgataaatcagaatttttacaccaatgtcaCTCTTGCAAttagaggaattattgatgctcaaacaggaggagaatttattatgaagcatgaagatgaagcttatgagctattggagaaaattgcaaagaatactcatctttggagtagtccaagaggaccaactccatctcaaaagaggcaagctgctggaatgtatgaccttgatccattcaacatgattaatgcaaagtttgatgcacttacaaatgtcttggctaagaagatggaagatttgagtatgttggttagttcatcatcatcatctggaagttcacaacaagttgcttatgca
It encodes:
- the LOC110649699 gene encoding peroxidase RIP1-like, yielding MASSGSVFYLSALIILAAAAATVASSSLSPYYYDRVCPEALPTIKRLVEAAVYREQRMGASLLRLHFHDCFVNGCDASILLDPSPTIDSEKNARPNLNSARGFEVIDQIKQAVDEVCGRPVVSCADILAVVARDSVVALGGPTWKVKLGRRDATTASRAKADSDIPSPFMDLPALINNFKNQGLNEKDLVALSGGHSIGFAQCFVFRNRIYSETNIDPKFAQQRRSTCPRIGGNSTLSPLDPTPARFDTAYFTNLIKKKGLLHSDQQLFNGGSTDGIVKTYSSNAKAFSADFARSMVKMGNIKPLTGNKGQIRLNCRKVN